From the Bacillota bacterium genome, the window TCCAGGTGGCCTTCCTTTACTAAGTCGAGCGTTAGGCTAAAATAAAGCTACCTGCACCCTTGCCTGCAAAGGAAAGGTACTCATGGATGCCGTTGTACATTTTATGACCCCACAAGGATAACGGCTACCCTTTTTCCGGCAGTTTCGGTTGATGATACCAGTGGAACCAGCAAGTGGTGCTGGCTCCTGTTGCCGCTACGAGCAGGAGCAAGGCCGAAGCGAACCGCAGGAGATTTGTCTTAAGCGGTTTGAACATGCTACTCAC encodes:
- a CDS encoding cyclic lactone autoinducer peptide, giving the protein MFKPLKTNLLRFASALLLLVAATGASTTCWFHWYHQPKLPEKG